From the [Limnothrix rosea] IAM M-220 genome, the window GTTAAAGAACTATCCCATTTACCCCGTCGTGAAACAGCAAAACTCTGCGGCTACAGCACTACAAAAAATGGCCAAACCCGAGTTAATTTAACTGGTTTTTACGATGCTGTTCTTGAAGCAAAAGGTCTTCCTTTAGACCCGGGTGGTAGTCAAGATGGTCGTGGTCGTGAACCGACTTACCGCGTTAGTGTGCACAAGAATGGTCAAATTGTAATTGGTTCGACCTATACTAATCAGATGAATCTAAAGCCCGGTGATGAATTTGAAATTAAAATTGGCTATAAGCACATTCACCTGAAGCAGATTAGTGAAGAGTAATTTTGCTCGTCCACACCAAATATAGTGATGAGTTGGCGGGTGATTTGTGGGATAGAAGATGTATTATCTATAATCCATCAACATTTGTCTAATTTTGGTTAACCTGATCTATATTTGAAAAAATATATTTAGTCTGGGAGTTATGGATTTTTCATAGCTCTTTTTTTTGTTTTTTTTTGCCCGCCATAGATATTGATGGAGCTGATGGATATATTTTCGCGACAACTTAAACAAAATATGCCGCTGATACTTGGGATGGCTTACATTGGCTTTGTGTTTGCTTTATTGTCGCAAAGCGATCGCCCAGAAATTGGTGGGACAGCAGGATTATTTACCCTGACGCTCCTCTATCGCTGGTGGGAGTCAGAAAAACCTCTTAGGCAAGTGAAGTTTAATATTAGGGCGATCGCCACAGGTATTGTCATTAGTTTGTGGCTAATTTTTAAAGCATTATATTACAGCAACGATGAAGCTTTTTTGCGCATATTGCCCCTACTAGGCTTCACTAGCTGGAGCTTACTTTGTTACGGTTGGCAGAGTTTTCAGAAATTAAGCATAGGCTTTTTTTTACTGGGATTTTTAGCATTTCCCTGGGAAATAGTTTATGTCGTTATTGACTTATCGTTACTGACTACAAAATTAGCCCACTTATTTTTAACAGTTGCTGGTTTGCAAGCGGAAAGGATTAGTACTTTAATTCGCTTAGGATCTGGAACAATTGAGGTTTACCATGGTTGCTCAGGCCTAAAAATAATGCTTCAGCTAGTGGGTTTTAGTTTGATTTATCTAGTGTTAAATCCACAACCTAGGCTGAAAATTATTGGTTTTATTACCGGGGCGATCGCCCTTGGTTTTACTTTAAATGGCTTCAGGGTGGC encodes:
- a CDS encoding archaeosortase/exosortase family protein, coding for MDIFSRQLKQNMPLILGMAYIGFVFALLSQSDRPEIGGTAGLFTLTLLYRWWESEKPLRQVKFNIRAIATGIVISLWLIFKALYYSNDEAFLRILPLLGFTSWSLLCYGWQSFQKLSIGFFLLGFLAFPWEIVYVVIDLSLLTTKLAHLFLTVAGLQAERISTLIRLGSGTIEVYHGCSGLKIMLQLVGFSLIYLVLNPQPRLKIIGFITGAIALGFTLNGFRVAMMAVLVSLGDEKAFDYWHLGTGSLIFSVVGLGCLALWGWQVQRWQNI
- a CDS encoding AbrB family transcriptional regulator; translated protein: MSETATTPLKGKALLSKVKELSHLPRRETAKLCGYSTTKNGQTRVNLTGFYDAVLEAKGLPLDPGGSQDGRGREPTYRVSVHKNGQIVIGSTYTNQMNLKPGDEFEIKIGYKHIHLKQISEE